Proteins from a single region of Abyssalbus ytuae:
- a CDS encoding glycoside hydrolase family 2 TIM barrel-domain containing protein — MKYKSKLTTTIFLIILTIPPVFCQEFSEKVFYNIKTIEGFLVSNKGNTNNEAELWLEQSNKDDEGQLWQIVKLKNGFFNIKNPLSKKSLDNRGITTGKTGNTIIQWDTNYGNENQQWKITQTGTGRYVITHRNSTMSLDYKSDEEGNAVYQIPNSVQTWEITPTKIKIEKLYTRPQSKNEWENETIFAINKEEGHVTYYTYPNRQLLINDSTFQKPWTKPTSPYYLSLNGTWKFNWVKQPSERPENFYKKKYDVSNWDDIEVPSNWEMKGYGTPIYTNIRYPFKNNPPFIQSEKGYTNEKEPNPVGSYKRDFEIPQDWKGKEIFLHFNGVYSGMFLWINGKKVGYTQGANNDAEFNITKFVKPGTNTIAVQVFRWTDGSYLEDQDMFRLSGIYRDVYLFATPKLTIRDFIIESDFKEENLTRADLSVKAKLKNFDKKAIQNSSFIVTLLDPQNKIVAEVEKPLGKIISKADQEIKIEQEIVNPQLWSAETPHLYSVILTLKDENGNETLALSNKYGFRKIEIKNKRVYVNNKQVFFKGVNRHDTHPLYGKAIPVASMLEDILLMKQNNINTVRTSHYPNSPKMYAMYDYYGLYIMDEADVENHGNHSISNDPAWIPAYNDRIQRVINRDRNHPSVIFWSLGNEGGGGNNFAVMYQHAKKIDASRPIHYEGKNEVADVDSHMYPSISRMQSFDQQQSDKPYFLCEYAHAMGNAIGNLEEYWDYIENHSQRMIGGCIWDWVDQGITKYGQPTNHYFYGGDFGDKPNDHDFCANGIVTPDRQVTAKLLEVKSVYQYIEIKPKDLKNGIITVTNKYDFINLNRFNIKWEIIKDGIPTESGNLSPVNVLPDETTDIHIPLPGNYKNDHEYFLNLYFELKEDAPWANAGHVLASQQLSLTSRKEVMNVETKNLNRIVFKEENNKVTISGNNFNASFDKTKGNFTSLKYGDIEVIHKGEGFTFNWFRAVSNDKYTDCRYYPTSEKVTKAEYKLNPGKKSVTINLTKEVNIQRSNNPLSFSYEVHYTIYENGWIDVDATFEKPENDQIIRRLGLRMQLNKELDKVKWYGRGPHENYIDRKASTLMGTYAKTVSQMEEEHYVKSQSTGNREDIRWVNISNSNEKGIRIISKDRLSFSILHHSDEDLWNTKHDFELPESEKPFSYLNLDYLQQGLGNASCGPRPLDQYMIPEGKPLQYSFRIMPL; from the coding sequence ATGAAATATAAATCCAAGCTAACCACTACTATTTTCCTTATAATATTAACTATACCACCAGTATTTTGTCAGGAATTTTCAGAAAAAGTTTTTTATAATATTAAAACTATTGAAGGTTTTTTGGTTAGTAATAAAGGGAATACTAATAATGAAGCTGAATTATGGCTCGAACAATCAAATAAAGATGATGAAGGACAACTATGGCAAATAGTAAAATTGAAAAATGGTTTTTTCAATATTAAAAATCCGCTTTCAAAAAAAAGTCTGGATAACCGGGGTATCACAACCGGAAAAACAGGTAATACCATTATTCAATGGGATACTAATTATGGTAATGAGAATCAGCAATGGAAAATAACCCAAACCGGAACAGGAAGATATGTTATCACCCATAGGAATAGCACCATGTCTTTAGATTATAAATCTGATGAAGAAGGTAATGCTGTTTATCAAATACCAAACTCGGTACAAACCTGGGAAATAACACCTACAAAAATAAAAATAGAAAAACTCTACACCCGCCCCCAAAGTAAAAATGAATGGGAAAATGAAACCATTTTTGCCATTAATAAAGAAGAAGGGCATGTAACTTATTACACCTACCCTAACAGGCAACTATTAATTAATGACAGTACTTTTCAAAAGCCATGGACTAAACCTACTTCACCTTACTATCTTTCTTTAAACGGGACCTGGAAATTCAATTGGGTAAAACAACCATCTGAAAGGCCTGAAAATTTTTATAAAAAAAAATATGATGTTTCAAACTGGGATGATATTGAGGTACCCTCAAACTGGGAAATGAAGGGTTATGGCACCCCAATATATACCAATATAAGATATCCTTTTAAAAATAATCCTCCTTTTATTCAATCTGAAAAGGGATATACAAATGAAAAAGAACCAAACCCGGTAGGTTCATACAAACGCGATTTTGAAATTCCGCAGGATTGGAAAGGCAAAGAAATTTTTCTTCATTTCAATGGTGTTTACAGTGGAATGTTTTTATGGATAAACGGTAAAAAAGTGGGGTATACACAAGGAGCAAATAATGATGCCGAATTTAACATTACCAAATTTGTAAAACCCGGTACAAATACTATAGCAGTCCAGGTTTTTAGATGGACAGACGGCAGTTACCTGGAAGATCAGGATATGTTCCGGTTAAGTGGTATATACCGGGATGTTTACTTATTTGCAACCCCAAAATTAACCATCCGTGATTTTATTATTGAAAGTGACTTTAAAGAAGAAAATTTAACCAGGGCAGACCTTTCTGTAAAGGCTAAATTGAAAAATTTTGATAAAAAAGCCATACAAAACAGCAGTTTTATTGTCACTTTACTGGATCCTCAAAATAAAATAGTGGCGGAGGTTGAAAAACCACTGGGTAAAATAATCTCCAAAGCAGATCAGGAGATAAAAATAGAACAGGAAATTGTAAATCCTCAGTTATGGTCGGCCGAGACACCTCATCTCTATAGCGTAATTCTTACTCTAAAAGATGAAAACGGTAATGAAACCCTTGCCTTATCTAATAAATACGGCTTTAGAAAAATTGAAATTAAAAATAAAAGAGTATATGTTAACAACAAGCAGGTTTTCTTTAAAGGGGTTAACCGCCACGATACTCATCCTTTATATGGGAAAGCAATCCCTGTGGCTTCCATGCTGGAAGATATCCTGCTGATGAAACAAAACAATATCAATACCGTTAGAACCAGCCACTACCCCAACAGCCCTAAAATGTATGCGATGTATGATTATTATGGCCTTTATATTATGGATGAAGCCGATGTGGAAAATCACGGTAACCATTCAATAAGTAATGACCCTGCATGGATACCTGCTTATAATGACCGCATTCAACGTGTTATAAACAGGGACAGAAATCACCCCTCTGTAATTTTTTGGTCGTTAGGAAATGAAGGCGGAGGAGGTAATAATTTTGCTGTCATGTACCAGCATGCAAAAAAAATTGATGCTTCAAGACCCATACATTACGAAGGTAAAAACGAGGTGGCCGATGTAGATTCTCATATGTATCCTTCTATATCACGTATGCAATCATTTGATCAGCAACAATCCGATAAACCCTATTTTCTTTGTGAATATGCCCACGCCATGGGGAATGCCATAGGCAACCTCGAAGAGTATTGGGATTATATTGAAAATCATTCACAACGAATGATTGGCGGCTGTATTTGGGACTGGGTAGACCAGGGAATAACTAAATACGGACAGCCCACTAACCATTATTTTTACGGAGGAGATTTTGGCGATAAACCCAACGATCATGATTTTTGTGCCAATGGTATTGTTACCCCGGACAGACAAGTTACCGCCAAACTTCTCGAGGTGAAAAGTGTCTATCAATATATAGAAATTAAACCCAAAGACCTTAAAAACGGTATTATTACTGTTACCAATAAATATGACTTTATCAATTTAAACAGGTTTAACATCAAGTGGGAAATTATTAAAGATGGAATCCCAACAGAATCCGGAAACCTTTCACCGGTTAATGTGTTACCTGATGAAACCACTGATATTCATATTCCCCTCCCGGGAAATTATAAAAATGATCACGAATATTTTCTCAACCTCTATTTTGAACTTAAGGAAGACGCCCCATGGGCAAATGCCGGACATGTTTTAGCATCGCAACAGCTATCCCTCACCTCCAGGAAAGAAGTAATGAACGTTGAAACCAAAAATTTGAATAGAATAGTATTTAAAGAAGAAAATAATAAAGTTACCATCAGCGGAAACAATTTTAATGCATCATTTGATAAGACAAAAGGAAACTTCACTTCTTTAAAATACGGTGATATAGAGGTAATTCATAAAGGAGAAGGTTTTACTTTTAACTGGTTCAGAGCTGTTTCGAATGATAAATATACAGACTGCCGCTATTACCCAACCTCCGAGAAGGTTACAAAAGCTGAGTATAAATTGAACCCCGGTAAAAAATCGGTTACTATTAATTTAACCAAAGAAGTAAACATTCAGCGTTCAAATAATCCTTTAAGTTTTAGTTACGAAGTTCATTATACCATATATGAAAACGGATGGATTGATGTAGATGCCACTTTTGAAAAACCGGAAAACGACCAAATAATAAGGCGCCTCGGGCTTCGTATGCAGCTAAACAAAGAATTAGATAAAGTTAAATGGTATGGCCGGGGACCTCATGAAAACTATATTGACAGAAAAGCTTCTACTTTAATGGGAACGTATGCAAAAACTGTCTCTCAAATGGAAGAAGAACATTACGTAAAGAGCCAGAGCACCGGAAACAGGGAAGATATCAGGTGGGTAAACATATCAAACTCAAATGAAAAAGGAATACGGATCATTTCCAAAGACAGGCTTTCCTTTAGTATCCTTCATCATTCGGATGAAGATTTATGGAACACCAAACACGACTTTGAACTTCCTGAATCGGAAAAACCATTTTCGTACCTTAATTTAGATTATTTACAGCAAGGCCTGGGAAATGCCAGTTGCGGACCAAGGCCTTTAGACCAGTATATGATTCCGGAAGGTAAACCATTACAATACTCCTTTAGGATTATGCCTTTGTAG
- a CDS encoding DUF1735 domain-containing protein yields MKIDIFKYLKPIFLLFVSTAVLSSCLLDDDETDFGTGPDFITFARTEVTAPFETDGEAKTYNLTIDLRGPGRETFKGDITVNIEIDNNKTTAVDGVNYSLPTTSVVLNEENEYSTTIPVTIFTAGIQAPEEKVLAFNITTISSDSNKLVISDTGKTSVVNISYICFADLNGTYIMTNSVCDPQVSGITITKNEEGGWDLSTADGGLLQYCTSNSGLVNSGSIIIVCGEVLASDDLSFCGNYGIGCITGGTWDENSGTLTLQHNDALFGYGDYTSTYIKQ; encoded by the coding sequence ATGAAAATAGATATATTCAAATACCTGAAACCCATATTTCTGCTTTTTGTAAGCACAGCAGTACTAAGTTCATGTTTACTGGATGATGATGAAACCGATTTTGGCACAGGTCCTGACTTTATAACTTTTGCGCGGACAGAAGTTACAGCTCCTTTTGAAACTGACGGTGAAGCCAAGACATATAATCTTACTATTGATCTTCGTGGACCCGGAAGAGAAACTTTTAAAGGAGATATCACAGTAAATATAGAAATAGACAATAACAAAACAACTGCTGTTGATGGGGTGAATTATTCATTGCCAACCACTTCTGTGGTTTTAAATGAAGAGAATGAATACAGCACAACCATACCTGTTACCATATTTACCGCAGGTATCCAGGCTCCGGAAGAAAAGGTGTTGGCATTTAATATCACAACTATTTCATCAGATTCGAATAAATTAGTGATAAGTGACACCGGCAAGACCTCTGTAGTTAATATAAGTTATATATGTTTTGCAGACCTGAACGGGACATATATCATGACCAACAGTGTGTGTGACCCGCAGGTATCCGGTATTACCATTACTAAAAATGAAGAGGGAGGATGGGATCTTTCCACAGCGGATGGCGGCTTACTTCAGTATTGTACTTCCAATTCAGGATTGGTGAATTCGGGAAGTATTATTATTGTTTGTGGTGAAGTGTTAGCGTCTGATGATTTGAGTTTTTGCGGTAACTATGGTATCGGATGCATTACAGGCGGAACCTGGGATGAAAATTCCGGTACATTAACATTACAACATAATGATGCTCTTTTTGGTTATGGTGATTATACTTCTACCTATATAAAGCAGTAG
- a CDS encoding SusD/RagB family nutrient-binding outer membrane lipoprotein produces the protein MRARNIIKLTITLLTLVLVSISCSDYLDVNDNPNNPPISTPSLTLPAAQQGLADLNGTTMTYAGNYFVYNWATPSNWSANQNFFRYNITTNFLTDIFEKSYASIFKNLTYVENYEDPTGAVDYTTYKVISTVLKAYQYQYLVDLYGDVPYTEANQRGNNPTPAYDDAETIYKDLIDKLTEAALTVQDLPDNAEDPEGQDIIFGGNMTAWGRFANSIKLRMLVRLSNTGQDQYIEDEIELINANGLGYIQSDVSANPGYSDATEKQSPFYGYFIQPTTGNQRDRNDYTVASDFLIDYLVDTNDPRLERLFLEAANGGYQGAPQSSTLPGTGFTNNDLSKVGPGLLKSSEQDQIIMLLSESLFTQAEAVERGYMSGDAQALYEEAITESFIYLGVEDAENEALTYYSQADENISWAASSDKIEAIITQKWLALIGTSTIEAWIELTRTGFPSDLPIPAESDGVRPVRLLYPASEVARNSNNVPSQSKDDAFTQNPFWK, from the coding sequence ATGAGAGCAAGAAATATTATTAAATTAACTATTACACTCTTGACTTTAGTGTTAGTTAGTATAAGCTGTAGTGATTATCTGGATGTTAATGACAATCCTAATAATCCCCCAATATCGACTCCGAGTTTAACACTGCCGGCGGCCCAACAGGGATTAGCCGACTTAAATGGCACGACCATGACGTATGCCGGAAATTATTTTGTATACAACTGGGCAACACCCTCTAATTGGTCTGCTAATCAGAATTTTTTCAGATATAATATAACTACTAATTTTTTAACAGACATTTTTGAAAAATCCTATGCTTCGATTTTTAAAAATTTAACGTATGTAGAGAACTATGAGGATCCTACCGGGGCGGTAGATTATACCACATACAAAGTCATATCTACAGTGCTTAAAGCGTATCAATATCAATATTTGGTAGATTTATATGGAGATGTTCCTTATACTGAAGCCAATCAGCGGGGAAATAATCCTACTCCTGCATATGATGATGCAGAGACCATTTATAAAGATTTAATTGATAAACTGACCGAAGCGGCTTTAACAGTTCAAGATTTACCCGACAATGCAGAAGACCCGGAAGGGCAGGATATTATTTTTGGCGGAAATATGACAGCCTGGGGGAGGTTTGCGAATTCTATCAAATTAAGAATGTTAGTGAGGCTTAGTAATACCGGGCAGGATCAATACATCGAAGATGAGATCGAATTAATTAACGCAAACGGATTAGGATATATTCAATCTGATGTATCTGCTAACCCGGGTTATTCTGATGCTACCGAAAAACAAAGTCCGTTTTACGGTTATTTTATACAGCCCACTACGGGAAATCAAAGAGACCGAAACGATTATACGGTTGCCTCCGATTTTCTTATTGATTACCTGGTAGACACCAATGATCCTCGTTTAGAAAGGTTGTTTTTGGAAGCTGCTAACGGAGGATACCAGGGTGCACCACAATCATCTACTTTGCCGGGAACCGGATTTACCAACAACGATCTGTCAAAAGTAGGTCCCGGCCTTTTAAAAAGTTCCGAGCAGGATCAGATTATTATGTTATTGTCCGAAAGTTTATTTACCCAGGCAGAGGCGGTTGAAAGAGGTTATATGAGTGGTGATGCTCAAGCCTTATACGAAGAGGCCATTACAGAATCATTTATCTATTTGGGAGTAGAAGATGCAGAAAATGAAGCTCTAACCTATTACAGTCAGGCAGATGAGAATATTTCCTGGGCGGCTTCGTCTGATAAAATTGAAGCAATTATCACCCAAAAATGGTTAGCCCTGATAGGAACTTCAACTATAGAGGCGTGGATAGAACTTACCAGAACCGGTTTTCCTTCTGATTTGCCAATACCTGCCGAGTCGGATGGTGTAAGGCCGGTAAGATTGTTATACCCTGCTTCTGAAGTGGCCAGGAATAGCAATAATGTTCCTTCTCAATCTAAAGACGATGCATTTACTCAAAATCCTTTTTGGAAATAA
- a CDS encoding SusC/RagA family TonB-linked outer membrane protein: MKVNNFWMMLVFLLLGFSLTLAQEKLITGNVTDDLDLPLPGVNVFIKGTSTGTQTDFDGTYSISAAPGQVIVFSFIGQMTEERTVGQSNVINVQMTEDTQALEEVVVTALGIERKPKELSYSVQEVGGEEVNKTKAVNAATVMVGKVSGLQVNTTNNGVNPNTRVVLRGNRSLLGNNEALIVIDGYPSSRGVLDRINPSDIADISVLKGANASALYGSDAANGVILISTIKGKGKLNLTYTTSYQEESVSYMPELQDKFGAGGFPDGTLYPLENVNWGPRFDGRLVEASETYEDGRVWLVPFTPIKDNHKNFFNRGSTVRHGLTVQGGDDISDFMFSLDQTNVKGIVPKDTYNRTNVRLKASRNFEKFEIGGNFSFFRSHANVVSDVGGRQGRPLYWNVLNTPLHIPITEMKNWRTGEFTRNEVSYYRFYENPYFIVDTQREKTDYQEFTIIAHMKYDFTDWLNLNWRGGYTGGSENFKRELGAFTYAFHVPHPYSEMDPYGASVYDETSNTTRFNSDVILNITKDIDEHFSVNANIGQNIRLTTYKAVNVSGENLIIPDFYNVSSRTGDLAGGEESQLYRKAGVYGDLTIGFNDYLFLNVTARNDWSSALPKDEQSYFYPGGGISFVVSDAFPGIKGDKGLSYLKASFNITETGNDPRPYVTNPVFYAPNDNSANYDDEPYSFPYGSTVGLAQSYRESAPDLNPEFTTAYEAGLEFGLFKSRLNGNITLYQTNTTDQIVPINIAPSSGATSIWTNIGEIQNQGIEIDLLAKIFRNKDFKWEVGVNYSGFKSEVLSLTGGVNMVDIGGFSTAQIVAEVGKPYPQIRTTAYERDDQGRVIVGDDGDPIQSSELVTQGKTTPDYIIGLNTNIQFKNFSFYAVADYRTGHVFYNSIVDALEFTGLTKHSASSNREPFIFPNSSYSDGNGGYVANTDRPTSSGGNSFWDAYNDVKENYVTDATTLKIREVALTYNFDEHLMDKIGLQNLSIGVFGRNLFTFRPAENVYTDPEFNFTTGNAIGVGTQSQTPPTRQYGITLTAKF; the protein is encoded by the coding sequence ATGAAAGTAAACAACTTTTGGATGATGCTGGTGTTTTTGCTACTTGGGTTTTCATTAACACTGGCGCAGGAAAAATTAATAACCGGGAATGTTACCGATGATTTGGATCTTCCGCTTCCCGGTGTAAATGTGTTTATTAAAGGAACTTCTACCGGAACACAAACGGATTTTGACGGAACTTACTCCATTTCTGCAGCCCCGGGGCAGGTTATTGTTTTTTCTTTCATTGGTCAGATGACCGAGGAGCGAACAGTTGGACAGTCAAATGTTATTAATGTGCAAATGACTGAAGATACCCAGGCACTGGAAGAAGTGGTGGTTACTGCCCTGGGAATTGAAAGAAAGCCTAAGGAGTTATCCTATTCGGTGCAGGAAGTTGGGGGAGAAGAGGTAAACAAAACCAAAGCTGTAAATGCAGCCACTGTAATGGTAGGAAAAGTTTCCGGCTTACAGGTAAATACTACCAATAACGGAGTTAACCCCAATACACGTGTGGTACTTAGGGGAAACAGATCCTTGTTAGGGAATAATGAAGCATTAATTGTTATTGACGGTTATCCTTCTTCCAGGGGGGTACTTGACAGGATTAACCCAAGCGACATTGCCGATATAAGTGTACTTAAAGGGGCGAATGCCTCGGCTTTATACGGTTCTGATGCAGCAAACGGTGTTATCCTTATTTCAACTATAAAAGGTAAAGGAAAATTAAATCTTACTTATACTACTTCCTACCAGGAGGAAAGTGTATCATATATGCCCGAGCTTCAGGATAAATTTGGAGCCGGTGGTTTTCCCGACGGAACACTTTACCCGTTGGAAAACGTAAATTGGGGCCCCAGGTTTGACGGGCGGCTGGTTGAAGCCAGTGAAACCTATGAAGATGGCAGAGTTTGGCTGGTGCCTTTTACCCCTATTAAGGATAACCATAAAAACTTTTTTAACAGGGGGTCTACCGTGCGTCATGGGCTAACAGTTCAGGGAGGTGATGATATCAGTGATTTTATGTTCTCTCTTGATCAGACCAATGTAAAAGGTATTGTTCCTAAAGATACTTATAACCGAACCAACGTTAGATTAAAAGCAAGCAGAAACTTTGAAAAATTTGAAATAGGAGGAAATTTTTCCTTCTTCCGGTCTCATGCAAATGTGGTTTCTGATGTAGGGGGCAGACAGGGCAGGCCTCTTTACTGGAATGTATTAAATACTCCTTTACATATTCCGATTACAGAAATGAAAAATTGGAGAACGGGTGAGTTTACAAGAAACGAAGTTTCTTATTACAGGTTTTATGAAAATCCCTATTTTATTGTAGATACTCAAAGAGAAAAAACCGATTACCAGGAGTTTACCATTATAGCCCACATGAAATACGATTTTACAGACTGGTTAAATTTGAACTGGAGAGGTGGGTATACTGGCGGATCTGAAAATTTTAAGCGGGAATTAGGTGCTTTTACCTATGCATTTCATGTCCCTCATCCGTATTCCGAAATGGACCCCTATGGTGCCAGCGTATATGATGAAACAAGTAATACTACCCGGTTTAACAGTGATGTTATCCTGAATATTACAAAAGATATTGATGAACATTTCTCGGTAAATGCAAATATCGGGCAAAATATCCGTCTTACTACTTATAAAGCGGTGAACGTATCGGGTGAGAACCTTATAATTCCCGACTTTTATAATGTTTCCTCCCGTACTGGTGATCTGGCCGGAGGAGAAGAATCTCAGCTTTACAGAAAAGCAGGTGTATACGGCGACCTTACAATTGGTTTTAATGATTACCTGTTTTTAAATGTAACGGCAAGAAATGACTGGTCTTCTGCCTTACCCAAAGACGAACAATCTTACTTTTATCCTGGAGGAGGGATTTCATTTGTAGTGAGCGATGCATTTCCGGGGATTAAGGGAGATAAGGGACTCAGTTATTTAAAAGCCAGTTTTAATATTACCGAAACAGGAAATGACCCCCGGCCTTATGTGACTAATCCTGTTTTTTATGCGCCTAATGATAATAGTGCGAACTATGATGATGAACCTTATAGTTTTCCTTATGGCAGTACAGTGGGGTTGGCACAATCTTACAGAGAATCGGCTCCTGACCTGAATCCTGAATTCACCACTGCTTATGAAGCCGGTTTAGAGTTTGGTTTATTTAAAAGCAGGTTAAATGGTAATATTACTTTATACCAAACCAACACTACCGATCAAATTGTGCCTATAAATATTGCACCTTCATCCGGGGCCACTAGCATATGGACCAATATTGGCGAAATTCAAAATCAGGGTATTGAAATTGATTTGCTCGCTAAAATCTTCAGAAATAAAGATTTTAAATGGGAGGTAGGGGTTAATTATTCAGGTTTTAAATCAGAAGTACTCTCCTTAACCGGCGGTGTGAATATGGTAGATATCGGAGGTTTTTCTACTGCTCAAATTGTAGCAGAGGTTGGAAAACCTTATCCGCAAATAAGAACTACCGCTTATGAAAGAGATGACCAGGGAAGGGTAATAGTAGGAGATGACGGAGACCCTATACAAAGCAGTGAATTAGTTACTCAGGGAAAAACAACTCCTGATTATATAATCGGGTTAAATACCAACATTCAATTTAAAAATTTTAGCTTTTATGCAGTAGCCGATTACCGAACCGGCCACGTATTTTACAACAGTATTGTTGATGCCCTTGAATTTACCGGGCTTACCAAACATAGTGCAAGCTCAAACCGCGAACCTTTTATTTTTCCGAATTCTTCTTATTCTGATGGAAATGGAGGGTATGTAGCCAATACCGATCGTCCAACTTCCAGTGGAGGTAACTCTTTTTGGGATGCGTATAATGATGTTAAAGAAAATTATGTAACTGATGCAACTACCTTAAAAATAAGGGAAGTAGCACTTACTTATAATTTTGATGAGCATTTGATGGATAAAATAGGTTTACAAAACCTTTCTATAGGGGTGTTCGGAAGAAACCTGTTTACATTCAGGCCTGCTGAGAATGTGTATACAGATCCTGAATTCAACTTTACTACCGGTAATGCCATTGGTGTCGGGACACAATCCCAGACTCCACCCACAAGACAGTATGGAATTACTTTAACTGCTAAATTTTAA
- a CDS encoding helix-turn-helix domain-containing protein, producing the protein MRNVAVKSKIILKKDIIHFAPFIYVLFSYLPHYFLSSSEKMEIHEKQSVSDLIFIFPHMELIIVILMVYYTIYIYMDYIKGFEGPPHLKVWLKVMCLGFFGVVFSYIIYYSLLYTGVLKKEYDYFITTVMSFFIAIISFFAFNKPEIFDGKAMNKLLPFIKYKKTGLSDSISHELKEKLLTLMVEEKPYLNSDFKLMDVADLLNINRHHASQVINQHFELNFFDFVNHYRIEKAIELLEEDNDLNITEIAYESGFNNTVSFNKAFKKISGTTPSNYKKKVSSL; encoded by the coding sequence ATGAGGAATGTAGCAGTAAAAAGTAAAATAATATTAAAGAAAGATATTATTCATTTTGCTCCCTTTATCTATGTGTTGTTTTCTTATTTGCCACATTACTTTCTTTCATCTTCCGAAAAAATGGAAATTCATGAAAAACAAAGTGTTTCCGATTTGATTTTCATTTTTCCTCATATGGAGCTCATTATTGTAATTTTAATGGTATACTATACTATATACATTTACATGGATTATATAAAGGGTTTTGAGGGGCCTCCTCATTTAAAAGTATGGTTAAAGGTAATGTGCCTGGGCTTTTTTGGGGTAGTGTTCTCTTATATTATTTATTACAGTTTGTTGTATACGGGGGTATTGAAAAAAGAGTATGATTATTTTATTACCACAGTGATGAGCTTCTTCATAGCGATCATTTCATTTTTTGCATTTAACAAACCCGAAATTTTTGACGGAAAAGCCATGAACAAGCTATTGCCTTTTATTAAGTATAAAAAAACGGGATTGTCTGACTCTATCTCCCATGAGTTAAAAGAAAAATTGCTCACCTTAATGGTTGAAGAAAAACCGTATTTAAACAGTGATTTTAAGTTAATGGATGTGGCAGATTTATTAAATATTAACCGGCACCATGCCTCGCAGGTTATCAACCAGCATTTTGAATTAAATTTTTTTGATTTTGTAAATCATTACCGGATTGAAAAGGCAATTGAACTCCTGGAAGAGGACAATGACCTAAACATAACGGAAATTGCTTACGAGTCTGGTTTTAATAATACGGTTTCTTTTAATAAAGCTTTTAAAAAGATTTCAGGCACCACCCCGTCCAACTACAAGAAGAAAGTTTCGTCTTTATAA
- a CDS encoding TIR domain-containing protein, with translation MEKRTTKATKPPEPTQLIILKEKFKSELLERIAKGEEILRKDIQTNKDFKQLQSDYSSWHDYNLELLKQSFNEPYNEYRKSYSYTGNWSGMILRSGRTSSTQALKDLTNKFNSKINNLKKLVQKIDLLKSTEVEAANDDSHDEQKLEKSQVFIVHGHDDLTKLETARFIEKLGFKPIILHEQASLGNTIIEKIENYSNVGFGVVLYTPCDTGFKKGNETDLRDRARQNVVFEHGYLIGKIGRKNVAALVKGDVETPNDISGVVYISMNKDWKLDLAKELRSSGYPLDMNKVI, from the coding sequence ATGGAAAAAAGAACTACCAAAGCTACTAAACCACCTGAACCAACTCAACTGATAATATTAAAAGAAAAGTTCAAATCCGAATTATTAGAAAGAATAGCTAAAGGTGAAGAAATTCTTAGAAAAGATATTCAGACAAATAAAGATTTTAAGCAGTTACAAAGTGACTATTCTTCTTGGCATGATTACAATCTTGAGTTGTTAAAACAATCCTTTAATGAACCTTATAATGAATATAGAAAATCATATTCCTATACTGGTAATTGGTCAGGTATGATTCTTAGGAGTGGTAGAACTTCTTCTACCCAAGCACTAAAAGACTTAACAAATAAGTTCAATTCCAAGATAAACAATCTTAAAAAACTTGTTCAAAAGATCGACCTCCTAAAATCAACAGAAGTTGAAGCTGCCAACGACGACAGCCATGATGAACAAAAACTTGAAAAATCACAAGTTTTTATTGTCCATGGACATGATGATCTAACAAAACTAGAAACAGCAAGATTTATTGAAAAACTCGGGTTCAAACCGATCATCCTTCACGAACAGGCTAGTTTAGGAAACACAATAATTGAAAAAATTGAGAACTATTCAAATGTTGGTTTTGGTGTAGTTCTTTATACACCGTGTGACACCGGTTTTAAAAAAGGAAACGAAACAGATTTACGTGATAGAGCAAGACAAAATGTAGTCTTCGAACACGGTTACTTAATCGGAAAAATTGGAAGGAAAAATGTAGCTGCTCTTGTAAAAGGAGATGTCGAAACTCCAAACGACATATCAGGTGTAGTGTATATTTCAATGAATAAAGATTGGAAGTTGGACTTGGCGAAAGAACTGAGAAGCAGCGGTTACCCATTGGATATGAATAAAGTAATATAA